The Legionella lansingensis DNA window CAAAATCTCTAGCTAAATTTGCCAATACAGTCCCGAGTTCTTCTGGACCTAAATCATTCGTTGGCGTATTAATTAAATCACGCACAAGAAAAATGGCATCAACTTCATCAAGAAGAGCAGGCAGATGATCGTCTTTCACCACGAGTCGGTTGGGTATGATGTCCTGTTTTTTGTATTTAGTAAAACGGTATTGCGCAAGCGCCCAATTAATCATCGCCGTTTGTGATAAATTTTCCTGCGGTAGATAGCTGCCATAAGGTAAACGGCAGGCAGCACAGGCCATGGCTAAATTTTTGTCGTTGTTCCCTGTTCCGACGTACGCTTTTGCAATATGTCCCTCAGCATCGGTAATCGAACAGATATCACCTGGGTTGCCTTTAAACTGTTGTAATGAAAATGCATTTCGCTCTGAGGGAGCTAATTCTAATCCCTTTTCCCATTGGGCTTGGGTTATAAAAAATAAAGGCACTGCTTTTTCAGGGAAACATTGATAAAAAAGGTTTGCTTGCATAAAAATTACTCCTTCACCTGGCCACGAAACTGAGCCGGATGCACCCCAACCAAGCGCAAGGTTACAAAATAAATAATAACTGCCATAAACACGTGACCGAGCAACAAAGATAAACGCCAGAAAGCTGATTGTGCTAGCCAATAGTTACTTTGACCTGCCATGAAAAACAAATAACCAGCAATGGCAACATTAGCTAACAATAATTGCAATATAAACTTCAGCCATCCAGCAGAGGGTTGGTAGACTCCGCGACGTACTAATAAAAAGAGCAAAACACCGCTGTTGACGTAACCTGCTAAGGCAGAAGCTAAAGCTAATCCAGCATGTGCTAAAGGCCAAATCAGCAATAAACATAAAAAGCTATTGATAATCATCGCCAGAGCACCAACTTTTACTGGTGTTTTAATGTCCTGGCGAGCATAAAAACCAGAAGCAAGAACCTTGACCATCATGAATGCTGGTACACCAGAACCAAGAGCAATGAGACTTTTTTGTGTTTGCATCAAATCATACGGTGTAAATTCACCATAAGCAAAACAACTAGCAATTAAAGGCATAGAAAACATCGCCAATCCTAAACCTGCAGGTATACCAATCAATAAAATTAAGCGTAAACCCCAATCCAAAGCTCGTGAATATTTCTCGCTACTTTGTTCCGCATGACGCCGCGACAGATGGGGTAAAATAACGGTTGCGATTGCAACACCGAAGACCCCTAAAGGAAAATCGGTTAAGCGGTCGGTGTAATATAACCAGGTCACACTTCCTACCTTCAAAAATGAAGCAAAAATGGAATCCACCATTAAATTGAGTTGCGCAATGGAAACACCAAATAATGCAGGAACCATTAATTTCAGAACCCGTTTCACACCTGGATCACTCCAAGTCAATTTAGGCCTAACAAGCAATTTGCGATGATACAAGAAAGGCAGTTGAAACAAGAGTTGTGCAATCCCAGCAATCAACACTCCCCAGGCCAAGCCAACCACTGGTTGCTCCAAGTGAGGACATAAATAAAGTGCCGCCAGAATCATGCTGATATTCAATAATACTGGAGTAAAGGCAGGTACACCAAAATAGCCGTATGTGTTGAGGACAGCTCCAGCCATAGCCGTTAAAGACACTAACATGAGGAAAGGAAAGGTCAAGCGCAGCATTTCAGTAGCCAACACTGAGCGCACACTCTGCTCTCCGAAACCAGGAGCAAAGATCCAAATAATGATTGGAGCACCTAAAACACCAACGATAGTTACTAAAGAAAGCACGGCTCCCAATTGACCGGCAATACGAGCTACGAATTCACGTACCTCGGTGAAACTACGCTTTTGTTGATACTCGGCCAGCACCGGAACAAAGGCCTGTGAAAAAGCCCCCTCCGCAAATAAACGACGCATAAAATTTGGGATGCGAAAAGCCACATAAAAAGCATCCATACCAGCCTGTGCGCCAAACAATTGAGCAATTACCATGTCACGAATAAACCCTACCACGCGTGAGAGCAACGTCATCACCGAGACAAGTGTTGTTGAGCGTAAAAGCGTTTGTCGTTTAGGTATCATCTGTTCAATTGCAGACATGGCGCAAACAAATAAAAAAAGAATGCCTATGATATACCTTCAACAGCCCAATTTTATAGTTTCATATAAAGATTTTTTAAGATCCTAAAATTCATGTTACATTTTGCGACAGAAAAGGACAGAGAAAAAGGATTT harbors:
- the murJ gene encoding murein biosynthesis integral membrane protein MurJ; the protein is MSAIEQMIPKRQTLLRSTTLVSVMTLLSRVVGFIRDMVIAQLFGAQAGMDAFYVAFRIPNFMRRLFAEGAFSQAFVPVLAEYQQKRSFTEVREFVARIAGQLGAVLSLVTIVGVLGAPIIIWIFAPGFGEQSVRSVLATEMLRLTFPFLMLVSLTAMAGAVLNTYGYFGVPAFTPVLLNISMILAALYLCPHLEQPVVGLAWGVLIAGIAQLLFQLPFLYHRKLLVRPKLTWSDPGVKRVLKLMVPALFGVSIAQLNLMVDSIFASFLKVGSVTWLYYTDRLTDFPLGVFGVAIATVILPHLSRRHAEQSSEKYSRALDWGLRLILLIGIPAGLGLAMFSMPLIASCFAYGEFTPYDLMQTQKSLIALGSGVPAFMMVKVLASGFYARQDIKTPVKVGALAMIINSFLCLLLIWPLAHAGLALASALAGYVNSGVLLFLLVRRGVYQPSAGWLKFILQLLLANVAIAGYLFFMAGQSNYWLAQSAFWRLSLLLGHVFMAVIIYFVTLRLVGVHPAQFRGQVKE